In Bacillota bacterium, the sequence TAATGCGTCAAGAATGTCATATGATTTTATGTTAACCTCAAAGAGTGATATATAAAATAACAAAACCACCTTGGCGGTGGTTTTGCGAAATGCAGTTACTCAAAAACAAAAATCTCCTCAATTGGAGCATTAACTGCTCTGGAAATATCGATGGCCAGCTTTAACGATGGATTGTATTTACCCGCTTCAAGCCGGACAATAGTTTCCCTTCTTACCTTCACTTTTTCTGCTAGATCCTCTTGAGTCAGACCTGCCAGCTGCCGGTATTTCTTTAGATGACAAATGAACTTAGACATCCTGCATCACTTTTCTTCCAATTGATATAGTTTGATCGCGTAACCTAGGACCAGCGATGAAAACACAACTGCGATTCCGAAGATGAGCACTTCCATAAACTGGGATAACAGCACAGACAGCACAAATAGCACTGCCATTTCCACCAGAGCCACATTGCCGATAAAAGCTTTAGCTTTCTGAACGTTTTCTAAGTAGCGCTCATCGGGAATGCTGATGCTCAGCTTTGCGATCCAGAAATACGCGAAGAACGAAAAGGCAGCAAA encodes:
- a CDS encoding helix-turn-helix transcriptional regulator, which translates into the protein MSKFICHLKKYRQLAGLTQEDLAEKVKVRRETIVRLEAGKYNPSLKLAIDISRAVNAPIEEIFVFE
- a CDS encoding DUF3796 domain-containing protein encodes the protein MSKNALNYIGFLGFLGFTGFRYFKTGEPTELCGFAAFSFFAYFWIAKLSISIPDERYLENVQKAKAFIGNVALVEMAVLFVLSVLLSQFMEVLIFGIAVVFSSLVLGYAIKLYQLEEK